One genomic window of Medicago truncatula cultivar Jemalong A17 chromosome 1, MtrunA17r5.0-ANR, whole genome shotgun sequence includes the following:
- the LOC11422382 gene encoding uncharacterized protein, with amino-acid sequence MEKIVFGSSMISLFQKLLKKPPSSRFVAAFHPLQTPNPIIPLNQGHDLPTETLPTSPILTHQFVGSSSSTLIFPSFPFGFASKPVLENGILSHVAEDAELEDAQTLWADSVKKKRKKKMNKHKYQKLRKRMRRQT; translated from the exons ATG GAAAAAATTGTCTTTGGTTCTTCAATGATTTCATTGTTTCAGAAACTTCTGAAAAAACCTCCATCCTCTAGATTCGTCGCTGCCTTTCACCCTTTACAAACACCAAACCCCATTATTCCTCTTAATCAAGGACACGACTTACCCACTGAAACTCTCCCGACAAGCCCAATATTAACACATCAATTTGTTGGGTCCTCAAGTTCAACCTTGATCTTCCCTAGTTTCCCTTTTGGGTTTGCTTCAAAACCCGTTTTGGAAAATGGGATTCTTTCCCATGTGGCAGAGGATGCTGAGTTGGAAGATGCTCAAACCCTTTGGGCAGATAGCGTGAAGAAGAAgcggaagaagaagatgaacaaaCATAAGTATCAGAAGCTTAGGAAGCGTATGAGGAGACAGACTTAG